Proteins encoded in a region of the Populus nigra chromosome 3, ddPopNigr1.1, whole genome shotgun sequence genome:
- the LOC133689499 gene encoding uncharacterized protein LOC133689499 — MDTLRILMLLSLFLQTILAIFGNRRKCITGFWLRSVVWLAYLSAGMVATLSLGILVRSQTNSANPNLIPVFWAPILLLHLGGPETITAYSLADNELWLRHLLELVIQTGVASYVLFKLWSKNTIIFVAIPIFVSGILKYGERIWAFRLASLKDFSIRSEDISSNSRSAYDVRIVREARLLFKAFQKLSTNFLAFDFDQTKTYELVSKKTAEEAFQLIEIELGFLYDRIYSKVTEISWLRVILHSTTCLSSISALVFFSIMTTRKNVYSKKDTMISYLLLVGAVLLDCYSITVLLLSDWAVIWFTSSKVVGDFLYRINCLSPLLSFCRKRKRWSRSMGQHSLTSAQSNKPLNELRKQYFAGEWNIHSRVDVDEVLKELIFEQAKDKRSRYDPDTIDFLTLLKLLEERGNNALQRYDCFDKLGWSVTHVEFSQSLLIWHVATLVCYIDDSRNNSFAKGRNCVMSSRLLSDYMLYLLVYRPTMLAIELSGTGYAETTTHLGRLLRRNTLDELHALFLEELLPDPPAMLNKIKLTDAGGMSALLDGCVLAMSLQTLDGCPNEKKWEMISEVWVEMLMYAASHCGWKQHADALARGGELLTHVCLLMSHLGLSKPCRPEVSKQYLADQSKRLDDLSGRQWVYEIPLA; from the coding sequence ATGGATACGCTTCGAATATTGATGTTACTCAGTCTCTTTCTGCAAACTATCCTCGCCATTTTTGGTAATCGGCGTAAGTGCATTACTGGATTCTGGCTTCGTTCTGTTGTTTGGTTAGCATACTTGTCAGCAGGCATGGTGGCAACTTTATCATTGGGTATCCTAGTTCGCAGCCAAACCAACTCTGCAAATCCTAACTTGATTCCTGTATTTTGGGCTCCAatccttcttcttcatcttggtGGCCCTGAAACTATTACGGCTTATTCATTGGCAGACAATGAATTATGGCTAAGGCACCTTCTTGAGCTAGTAATCCAAACTGGTGTGGCTTCTTATGTCCTGTTCAAGTTATGGAGCAAGAACACAATCATATTTGTAGCCATTCCCATCTTTGTTTCAGGAATTCTTAAGTATGGGGAGAGGATTTGGGCTTTCAGGTTAGCAAGCTTAAAGGATTTTAGCATCAGAAGCGAAGATATATCGTCCAACAGCAGAAGTGCATATGATGTCAGAATTGTTCGTGAAGCTCGTCTTTTGTTCAAAGCGTTCCAGAAGCTGTCCACAAATTTTCTTGCCTTCGATTTTGATCAAACCAAGACCTATGAATTGGTTTCTAAGAAAACTGCGGAAGAAGCCTTCCAGTTGATAGAAATAGAGCTGGGATTCCTGTATGATCGGATTTATTCTAAGGTGACAGAGATTTCTTGGCTACGCGTCATTCTCCACTCTACCACCTGCTTATCATCTATTTCTGCTTTAGTCTTCTTCTCAATAATGACAACGAGAAAGAACGTCTATTCAAAAAAGGATACGATGATATCTTACTTGTTGCTGGTTGGAGCTGTCTTGCTTGACTGTTATTCTATCACTGTTCTTCTCTTGTCCGACTGGGCTGTGATTTGGTTTACTAGTAGTAAAGTAGTGGGAGATTTTCTCTATCGAATCAATTGCCTTTCTCCGTTACTATCATTTTGTAGGAAGCGGAAAAGATGGTCAAGATCTATGGGACAACACAGCTTAACAAGTGCTCAATCAAACAAGCCATTGAACGAGCTTCGTAAGCAGTACTTCGCAGGGGAATGGAACATTCATAGCCGGGTGGATGTGGACGAGGttttaaaagaattgatctTCGAACAAGCAAAGGATAAACGTTCAAGGTACGATCCCGATACCATTGATTTCCTTACCCTCCTTAAGCTATTGGAAGAGAGAGGTAACAATGCGCTTCAAAGATATGATTGTTTCGATAAACTGGGATGGAGCGTGACTCATGTAGAATTCAGTCAAAGCCTCCTCATTTGGCACGTTGCTACTCTTGTTTGTTACATTGACGATTCTCGGAATAATAGTTTTGCCAAGGGACGAAATTGCGTAATGAGCAGCAGATTATTATCCGATTACATGTTGTATCTCCTGGTTTATCGTCCAACTATGTTAGCGATTGAGCTCAGCGGAACAGGGTATGCAGAAACTACCACTCATTTGGGTCGTCTCCTTCGCAGGAATACCTTAGATGAATTGCATGCGTTATTTCTCGAAGAATTGCTTCCAGATCCGCCTGccatgttaaataaaattaaacttacaGACGCAGGAGGAATGTCAGCCCTGCTAGATGGTTGCGTGCTTGCTATGTCATTGCAGACACTGGATGGTTGtccaaatgaaaagaaatgggaAATGATAAGTGAAGTGTGGGTGGAAATGCTGATGTATGCTGCAAGTCATTGTGGATGGAAGCAGCATGCTGATGCACTTGCTCGAGGTGGGGAGCTACTCACTCATGTGTGTCTTCTCATGTCACATCTCGGTTTAAGCAAGCCATGTCGACCTGAAGTAAGTAAACAATATTTAGCTGATCAGTCTAAAAGGCTTGATGATCTGTCTGGACGTCAATGGGTCTATGAGATTCCTCTTGCTTAG